The following proteins are encoded in a genomic region of Bubalus kerabau isolate K-KA32 ecotype Philippines breed swamp buffalo chromosome 15, PCC_UOA_SB_1v2, whole genome shotgun sequence:
- the LOC129628234 gene encoding olfactory receptor 51A4-like, giving the protein MSIFNTSETDITTFFLIGIPGLESANIWVSIPICLMYIVAIVGNCTILFFIKMEPSLHEPMYYFLSMLAVSDLGLSFSSLPTMLRIFLFNAPGISPNACIAQEFFIHGFSAMESSVLLIMSFDRFIAICNPLRYTSILTSTRVIKIGLVFSLKNVLLILPFPFTLKHLRYCKKNLLSHSYCLHQDVMKLACSDNKINVIYGLFVALTGILDITCIFMSYMLILKAVLSIASQNERLKVLNTCVSHIIAVLIFYVPIISLSVIYRFAKNSSPMVKILMADIFLLVPPLMNPIIYCVKNQQIRNLILMKLCQKYS; this is encoded by the coding sequence ATGTCCATCTTCAACACCTCTGAAACTGATATCACTACCTTCTTCCTCATTGGAATCCCAGGGCTGGAGTCTGCCAACATTTGGGTCTCCATTCCCATCTGTCTCATGTACATTGTTGCCATCGTGGGGAACTGCACCATCCtctttttcataaaaatggagCCTTCTCTGCATGAACCCATGTATTATTTTCTATCCATGTTGGCTGTCTCTGACCTGGGACtgtccttctcctctctccctacCATGCTAAGAATATTCTTGTTCAATGCTCCAGGAATTTCCCCCAATGCCTGTATTGCCCAAGAGTTTTTCATTCATGGATTTTCAGCTATGGAATCATCAGTACTTCTCATCATGTCTTTTGATCGCTTTATTGCCATCTGCAATCCTCTGAGATACACTTCTATCCTAACCAGTACCAGAGTCATAAAAATAGGCCTTGTCTTTTCTCTCAAAAATGTTTTGTTgatccttcctttccctttcactCTGAAACATCTAAGATACTGTAAGAAGAACCTCCTTTCCCATTCTTACTGCCTCCATCAGGATGTCATGAAGCTGGCTTGCTCTGACAACAAGATTAATGTCATTTATGGCTTGTTTGTGGCTCTCACAGGCATCCTAGACATAACATGTATTTTCATGTCCTACATGCTGATACTTAAAGCAGTGTTGAGCATAGCATCACAGAATGAAAGGCTCAAAGTCCTCAATACATGTGTTTCCCACATCATTGCTGTGCTCATCTTCTATGTTCCCATTATCTCCCTATCTGTCATCTACCGGTTTGCCAAAAACAGTTCCCCAATGGTTAAAATCCTCATGGCTGATATATTCCTGCTGGTACCTCCATTGATGAACCCCATTATATACTGTGTGAAGAACCAGCAGATAAGAAACTTGATTTTAATGAAACTGTGTCAAAAATACAGCTGA
- the LOC129628235 gene encoding olfactory receptor 51A4 — translation MSITNTSHAEITTFILAGMPGLEYAHIWISIPICSMYLIALLGNCTILFIIKTEPSLHEPMYYFLSMLTLSDLGLSFSSLPTMLRIFLFKASEISANACFAQQFFIHGFTALESSVLLIMSFDRFLAIHNPLRYSSLLTTLRVAQIGIVCFFKSFLLVLPFPFTLRMLKYCEKRQLSHSYCLHQDVMKLACSDNQIDVIYGFFGALCLMVDFMLIAVSYILILKTVLGIASQKEQLKALNTCVSHICAVIIFYLPIINLAIVHRFVQHVSPLFNVLMANVLLLVPPLMNPIVYCVKTRQIRVKVVAKLCQKQIH, via the coding sequence ATGTCCATTACCAACACATCACATGCTGAAATCACTACCTTCATCTTGGCTGGGATGCCGGGGCTGGAATATGCACACATCTGGATCTCTATTCCAATATGCAGCATGTATCTTATTGCTCTTCTGGGAAACTGCACCATCCTTTTCATCATTAAGACAGAACCATCCTTGCATGAGCCCATGTACTATTTCCTTTCCATGTTGACTTTGTCTGACTTGGGCCTatccttttcctctcttcccactATGTTGAGGATCTTCTTATTTAAAGCTTCTGAAATCTCTGCAAATGCCTGCTTTGCTCAGCAATTCTTCATCCATGGATTCACAGCACTGGAATCCTCAGTGCTCCTGATTATGTCGTTCGATCGCTTCCTAGCCATCCACAACCCTCTGAGATACAGCTCCCTTCTTACAACTCTCAGAGTTGCCCAAATTGGAATTGTATGCTTTTTCAAGAGCTTCCTCCTGGTTCTTCCCTTTCCCTTCACTTTGAGAAtgttgaaatattgtgagaaacGCCAACTATCACATTCCTACTGTCTCCACCAGGATGTCATGAAGCTGGCCTGCTCCGACAACCAGATTGATGTCATTTATGGCTTTTTTGGAGCACTCTGCCTTATGGTAGACTTTATGCTCATTGCTGTGTCTTACATCCTAATCCTCAAGACTGTGCTTGGAATTGCATCCCAAAAGGAACAGCTCAAGGCCCTTAATACTTGTGTTTCACACATCTGTGCAGTGATCATCTTCTATCTGCCCATCATCAACCTTGCCATTGTTCATCGTTTTGTCCAGCATGTCTCTCCCCTCTTCAATGTTCTTATGGCAAATGTTCTTTTACTTGTGCCTCCACTGATGAATCCCATTGTGTACTGTGTGAAAACCAGGCAGATTAGAGTAAAAGTTGTAGCAAAATTATGTCAGAAACAAATACattaa
- the LOC129628944 gene encoding olfactory receptor 51A4-like, with protein sequence MAPLNDTNIEVLRFFLIGIPGLEKNHFWISIPFSSVYFLSLLGNFTILFFIKTEPSLHEPMHYFLSMLSVSDLGLSLSSLLITLGLFLFGVHGIHAATCFAQEFFIHLFTVTEASVLLVMAINQYVAIHNPLRYSTILTSYQVIKTGVLLTSKNIMLILPLPFLLQRLTYCHQNLLLQSYCLHQGVMKVACSDNRVNVVYGLCATLSTILDFLFITFTYMMILKTVLGIATPRDQPKALNTHMSHIFAMLIFCVPMLSAAMLHQFASDVSPLIHILMADVLLLVPLLMNPIVSCVKTHQIREKVMGKFCSKRSLSMQ encoded by the coding sequence ATGGCTCCTCTTAATGACACCAACATTGAAGTTCTCAGATTCTTCCTTATTGGGATCCCTGGACTGGAGAAGAATCACTTCTGGATATCCATCCCTTTCTCATCTGTgtactttctttctctcctgggtAACTTCACCATCCTTTTCTTTATTAAGACAGAGCCAAGCCTCCATGAACCCATGCACTATTTCCTTTCCATGCTATCTGTCTCTGACCTAGGGTTGTCCCTGTCTTCCTTACTCATCACTTTGGGACTGTTCCTGTTTGGGGTCCATGGAATTCATGCAGCTACATGCTTTGCCCAGGAATTCTTTATCCATCTATTCACAGTCACTGAAGCCTCTGTGCTATTGGTAATGGCAATTAACCAGTATGTGGCTATCCACAACCCTCTTAGATACAGCACAATCTTAACCAGCTATCAAGTCATCAAAACAGGGGTCTTGCTGACTTCCAAGAATATCATGTTGATTCTTCCACTGCCCTTTTTGTTGCAAAGGCTGACATACTGTCATCAAAACCTGCTCTTACAGTCCTACTGTCTCCACCAGGGTGTCATGAAGGTGGCCTGCTCTGACAACAGAGTCAATGTTGTCTATGGACTCTGTGCTACCCTTTCTACTATTTTGGATTTTCTGTTTATTACTTTCACCTACATGATGATCTTAAAGACAGTACTGGGCATTGCAACCCCCAGAGATCAGCCTAAGGCCCTCAACACCCACATGTCTCATATCTTTGCTATGCTTATCTTCTGTGTGCCCATGCTGAGTGCAGCCATGCTCCACCAATTTGCCAGTGATGTGTCTCCTTTGATCCACATTCTCATGGCTGATGTTTTATTACTGGTGCCTCTCCTGATGAATCCCATTGTGTCCTGTGTGAAGACCCATCAAATCCGTGAAAAGGTTATGGGGAAATTTTGTTCAAAAAGAAGTTTATCAATGCAATAA